A window of Lentibacillus sp. Marseille-P4043 contains these coding sequences:
- a CDS encoding spr1629 family repressor/antitoxin translates to MIGPFNLPHSFNTNYYYTRFINLKKDYLGQVPAFLRNNARYTFNSELFMYLALFLNVTAKVSYPTQKIIQLRDEVIDYLNTSNEDRETQIKEVARLSRQKLGLRNDTNDELMFLVEKSGVFIFEKAIGGEIDAYSLWSKQARPFIILGNLKRSAVRRNFDIAHELGHLLLHYRVEFTSLNRQEHKAVENEANQFAGAFLLPEESISADMQTISHVTNPDAYVDLKKKWKTSLQVLGYRAAKLGILNAKNHRNFYAALHRKGYLKMEPLDETIPIQKPQKVKSIIDLVTKKGLIDIRQMIENDWMVDITFFHQITGIDVSFFKRYMANEQDFELVNVTDLSSGNYKRKI, encoded by the coding sequence TTGATTGGACCATTTAATCTACCCCATTCTTTTAATACTAATTATTATTATACACGGTTTATCAATTTAAAAAAAGATTACTTGGGGCAAGTTCCAGCATTTCTAAGAAACAATGCCAGGTACACATTCAATTCTGAATTATTTATGTACCTGGCACTGTTTCTTAACGTAACGGCAAAAGTGTCCTATCCAACACAAAAGATCATACAATTAAGAGACGAAGTAATTGACTACTTAAATACGTCTAATGAAGATAGAGAAACACAAATAAAAGAGGTTGCAAGGCTATCACGTCAGAAACTGGGACTACGTAATGATACGAATGATGAGCTTATGTTTCTAGTAGAAAAAAGTGGTGTTTTTATTTTTGAAAAAGCAATTGGTGGAGAGATTGATGCTTACAGTTTATGGTCGAAACAAGCGCGACCTTTTATCATTTTAGGAAATTTAAAACGATCCGCTGTACGGAGAAATTTTGATATTGCACACGAACTCGGTCATTTATTACTTCACTATCGGGTTGAATTTACAAGTTTAAATCGTCAAGAACATAAAGCAGTCGAAAATGAGGCCAATCAGTTTGCAGGTGCATTTCTCCTACCTGAGGAGTCGATTTCAGCTGATATGCAAACTATTTCTCATGTAACAAATCCAGATGCATATGTTGACCTGAAAAAGAAATGGAAAACGTCTTTGCAGGTTTTAGGGTATCGAGCAGCCAAACTAGGTATACTGAATGCAAAAAATCATCGTAATTTTTATGCGGCACTTCACCGGAAAGGTTATTTAAAAATGGAGCCTCTAGATGAAACGATACCTATTCAAAAGCCGCAAAAAGTGAAATCAATTATTGACTTAGTTACCAAAAAAGGACTAATCGATATTCGCCAAATGATCGAAAACGATTGGATGGTAGATATTACTTTCTTCCATCAAATAACAGGTATTGATGTAAGTTTTTTTAAACGTTATATGGCTAACGAACAGGATTTTGAACTAGTTAATGTTACTGATTTATCATCTGGTAATTATAAGAGGAAGATATAA
- a CDS encoding DUF956 family protein yields the protein MVQSINTKVDLVINATSHIRISDYGKIMIGDKGFEFYNNRDARKFIQIPWEEVDYVIASVLFKGKWIPRYAIQTKRNGTYTLSSKDPKKVLRAIREYVDPNHMVQSLGFVDIIKRSFRRKAKK from the coding sequence ATGGTCCAATCAATCAATACAAAAGTCGATTTAGTTATTAATGCAACCTCACATATAAGAATTTCGGATTATGGTAAGATTATGATTGGAGACAAAGGATTTGAATTTTACAATAATCGTGATGCTCGTAAGTTCATTCAAATTCCTTGGGAAGAAGTTGATTACGTGATTGCTTCAGTCTTGTTCAAAGGCAAATGGATCCCGCGTTATGCTATCCAAACGAAGCGGAATGGGACATATACACTTTCTTCTAAAGATCCAAAAAAGGTTCTTCGAGCAATACGTGAATACGTTGATCCGAATCATATGGTACAATCATTAGGTTTCGTTGATATAATCAAACGCAGTTTCAGGCGTAAAGCTAAAAAGTAA
- a CDS encoding mannose/fructose/sorbose PTS transporter subunit IIA has protein sequence MVGIIIASHGEFANGILQSGAMIFGEQENVKAVTLMPSEGPDDVKAKMKEAIASFDNQDEVLFLVDLWGGTPFNQANSLIEEHEDKWAIVAGLNLAMLIEAYASRLSMETAHEIAANIVGTAKEAVKVKPEALEPETPAAADTEVVDTGAPGTFEYVLARIDSRLLHGQVATSWTKNTRPTRIIVVSDVVAKDELRKKLIQQAAPSGIKAHTVPVNKMIELAKDDQHFGGQRALLLFENPHDALRAVEGGVPLETINVGSMAHSTGKVQPNKVLAFDQDDIDAFAKLKEAGVDFDVRKVPSDSMGNMDDILRRAQQELNRQK, from the coding sequence ATGGTAGGAATTATCATTGCTAGTCATGGTGAATTTGCTAATGGTATCTTGCAATCTGGAGCGATGATCTTTGGAGAGCAAGAAAATGTAAAAGCTGTCACATTGATGCCAAGCGAAGGACCTGATGATGTAAAGGCAAAAATGAAAGAAGCAATCGCCTCTTTCGACAACCAGGATGAAGTATTATTCTTAGTCGATCTTTGGGGTGGAACTCCTTTCAACCAAGCCAACAGTTTGATAGAAGAACACGAAGATAAATGGGCAATCGTTGCTGGGTTGAACTTGGCAATGCTGATTGAAGCTTATGCATCGCGCTTATCCATGGAAACAGCGCATGAAATAGCTGCGAATATTGTTGGTACAGCAAAAGAAGCAGTTAAAGTAAAACCTGAAGCATTAGAACCCGAAACCCCTGCTGCAGCGGATACAGAGGTAGTAGATACAGGTGCTCCTGGTACATTTGAATACGTGTTAGCGCGTATCGACTCTCGTTTGCTTCATGGACAAGTGGCGACTTCCTGGACAAAAAATACACGTCCTACACGTATCATCGTTGTATCTGATGTTGTAGCAAAGGATGAACTTCGTAAAAAGTTAATTCAACAGGCTGCTCCTTCAGGGATAAAGGCACACACTGTTCCTGTCAATAAAATGATCGAACTTGCGAAAGATGATCAGCACTTTGGCGGTCAGCGTGCATTACTTCTTTTCGAAAATCCGCATGATGCACTTAGAGCGGTTGAGGGCGGCGTTCCTTTGGAAACAATCAACGTTGGCTCTATGGCACATTCGACTGGTAAGGTTCAGCCGAATAAGGTGTTGGCCTTTGACCAGGATGATATTGATGCCTTCGCTAAGTTAAAAGAGGCTGGTGTGGACTTCGATGTCCGTAAAGTTCCGAGCGATTCAATGGGCAACATGGACGATATTTTACGAAGAGCACAACAGGAATTAAACAGACAGAAATAA
- a CDS encoding PTS mannose/fructose/sorbose transporter subunit IIC, whose translation MDLTIIQIILIIIVAFLAGMEGILDEFHFHQPIIACTLIGIVTGELTACLILGGTLQLIALGWANIGAAVAPDAALASVASAIILVLGGQGEAGVSSAIAIAIPLAVAGLLLTIIVRTIATGIVHLMDAAAKEGNFRKIEVWHIIAICMQGLRIAIPAALIVAIGAGPVKDLLQAMPTWLTDGLAVGGGMVVAVGYAMVINMMATKEVWPFFAIGFVLATIPSITLMGLGGIGVALALIYITLSKQGGSGGGNGNTGDPLGDIIDDY comes from the coding sequence ATGGATTTAACTATTATTCAAATAATCCTAATTATTATCGTGGCATTTTTAGCTGGTATGGAAGGGATCTTAGATGAATTCCACTTTCACCAACCAATCATTGCCTGTACGTTAATCGGGATAGTTACAGGAGAATTAACAGCATGTCTGATTCTAGGAGGTACCCTGCAGCTGATTGCTTTAGGCTGGGCAAACATTGGTGCAGCAGTAGCGCCGGATGCTGCCTTGGCATCTGTGGCATCCGCAATTATTCTCGTTTTAGGTGGACAAGGTGAAGCTGGCGTATCTTCTGCCATTGCGATTGCAATTCCACTTGCAGTTGCGGGATTATTATTAACTATCATTGTCCGTACCATTGCAACAGGTATCGTACATTTAATGGATGCTGCAGCGAAGGAAGGAAACTTTAGAAAAATTGAAGTATGGCATATTATTGCTATCTGTATGCAGGGATTACGTATTGCGATTCCGGCTGCATTGATTGTGGCTATTGGTGCAGGTCCAGTAAAAGATTTGCTTCAGGCAATGCCTACTTGGTTGACAGATGGTTTAGCAGTCGGCGGGGGAATGGTAGTAGCTGTTGGTTATGCAATGGTTATTAACATGATGGCTACAAAAGAAGTATGGCCATTCTTTGCAATTGGTTTCGTATTAGCGACCATTCCATCCATCACACTTATGGGTCTTGGTGGTATTGGTGTAGCTCTTGCACTTATTTATATAACACTTTCTAAACAAGGTGGTTCTGGTGGCGGAAACGGAAACACTGGTGACCCGCTAGGCGATATTATTGATGACTATTAA
- a CDS encoding PTS system mannose/fructose/sorbose family transporter subunit IID, giving the protein MTQEMKLSKRDRVSIWWRSTFIQGSWNYERMQNGGWAFSMIPAIKRLYKSKEDRSAALQRHLEFFNTHPYVASPILGVTLALEEERANGAPVDDKAIQGVKVGMMGPLAGIGDPMFWFTVKPILGALAASLALSGNILGPILYFVLWNIIRMGFMWYSQELGYKAGSKITEDLSGGLLQDITKGASILGMFILGSLVNRWVNVAFTPTVSKVELDEGAYIDWDSLPSGSEGIKTALEQQAAGRSLSEYDVTTLQDNLDSLIPGLAGLLITLLSMWLLRKKVSPIVMILGLFVVGVVLHVIHVM; this is encoded by the coding sequence ATGACGCAAGAAATGAAATTATCAAAAAGAGATCGTGTTTCTATTTGGTGGCGTTCCACTTTCATTCAAGGCTCTTGGAACTATGAACGTATGCAAAACGGCGGTTGGGCATTTTCCATGATTCCCGCGATCAAACGATTATATAAATCAAAAGAAGACCGTTCTGCTGCACTGCAACGTCACTTAGAATTTTTTAATACGCATCCATATGTAGCTTCCCCTATTCTTGGTGTGACTTTAGCACTAGAAGAAGAACGTGCAAATGGTGCTCCAGTTGATGATAAGGCAATTCAAGGGGTTAAAGTTGGAATGATGGGGCCTTTAGCAGGTATCGGGGATCCAATGTTCTGGTTTACGGTGAAACCGATTCTTGGTGCATTAGCGGCTTCTCTTGCTTTGTCTGGCAATATACTAGGACCAATTCTTTACTTTGTTTTATGGAATATTATTCGTATGGGATTCATGTGGTATTCACAAGAACTTGGTTACAAAGCTGGTTCCAAAATTACGGAAGACTTATCTGGCGGGTTACTTCAAGATATTACAAAAGGTGCATCCATACTGGGTATGTTCATCCTTGGATCATTAGTTAACCGTTGGGTGAATGTAGCATTTACGCCAACGGTATCTAAAGTCGAACTTGACGAAGGTGCCTATATTGATTGGGATAGCTTGCCTTCTGGATCCGAGGGAATTAAAACCGCATTAGAACAACAAGCAGCGGGTCGTTCATTAAGCGAATATGATGTGACAACCCTGCAAGACAACTTGGATAGCTTAATTCCCGGTTTAGCCGGATTGTTGATAACACTTCTTTCCATGTGGCTGCTTAGAAAGAAAGTTTCTCCGATTGTGATGATTCTTGGATTGTTCGTAGTCGGTGTTGTACTCCATGTGATACACGTAATGTAA
- a CDS encoding oxidoreductase: MLTIGYIGNGKSTNRYHLPFVLQRENIKVKTIYRRNPEHDSWGKIAGVNYTSDLNELLNDKDIQLIVVCTKHDSHYDYAKLVLEHNKNCLVEKPFMETSEQAKEIFALAKEKGLIVQAYQNRRFDSDFLTVQKVLEEGKIGDLLEVEMHYDYYRPEVPESAHSFDPASSFLYGHGCHTLDQVISYFGKPDQIHYDVRQLLGQGRMNDYFDLDLYYGRLKVSVKSSYFRLKERPSFAVYGKNGCFVKQTKDRQEEHLKLFYMPDNKDFGIDTIKHYGVLTYMDEEGTIHEEKVKSVNGDYGSVYDDLYETVINGKDKTITDEQTLLQMEILETGVKNLK; this comes from the coding sequence ATGCTTACTATTGGTTATATTGGAAATGGGAAAAGCACGAACAGATATCATTTACCGTTCGTGCTGCAAAGAGAGAATATAAAGGTAAAAACAATTTATCGAAGGAATCCTGAACATGACAGTTGGGGTAAGATTGCAGGAGTAAATTATACTTCTGATTTAAATGAGTTATTAAATGACAAGGACATTCAACTCATTGTGGTTTGCACAAAACATGACAGCCACTATGATTACGCAAAACTAGTATTAGAACATAACAAAAACTGTTTGGTCGAAAAGCCTTTTATGGAAACATCAGAACAGGCAAAAGAAATATTTGCATTGGCAAAAGAGAAAGGATTAATTGTTCAGGCATATCAAAACAGGCGCTTTGACAGTGATTTTTTAACCGTTCAAAAGGTTTTGGAAGAAGGGAAAATAGGGGACTTGTTGGAAGTGGAAATGCATTATGACTATTATCGTCCTGAAGTACCCGAGTCTGCTCACTCTTTTGATCCTGCTTCATCATTTTTGTATGGACATGGTTGTCATACACTGGATCAGGTCATCAGCTACTTTGGCAAGCCCGATCAGATACATTATGATGTAAGGCAATTATTAGGACAAGGAAGAATGAATGACTATTTCGATTTAGATTTATATTATGGCAGGTTAAAGGTATCTGTAAAATCTAGTTATTTTAGACTGAAAGAAAGACCCAGTTTCGCCGTTTATGGTAAAAACGGATGCTTTGTAAAACAGACCAAAGATCGTCAGGAAGAACATTTAAAGTTATTTTACATGCCTGATAATAAGGATTTTGGTATAGATACAATAAAACATTATGGTGTACTGACATATATGGATGAAGAAGGTACAATCCACGAAGAAAAAGTGAAATCCGTAAATGGTGATTATGGAAGCGTATATGATGACTTATATGAAACTGTCATAAATGGTAAAGATAAAACCATTACTGATGAACAGACACTGCTGCAAATGGAAATATTAGAAACGGGCGTTAAAAACTTAAAGTAA
- a CDS encoding sugar ABC transporter substrate-binding protein has product MKSFIKRDLLVIAAILMSLIMVGCSSQSSQTSSQASNTIKLTTDEEKPYIGFVLDTLQDERWYNDKELFEEKVKDLGGNVKTLAANSSDEIQISQAELLIEEGVDVLVVVPANADTASKIVEMAHNKDVKVISYDRLIRNADVDHYISFDNEKIGEMQANGVLNDISEGDFAYIGGAKTDNNATLLRQGAMSVLKPLIDEGKINLVYDNFTDDWDPAVAKKNMQDTLQANGDEIDAVIAANDGTAGGVIQALETKNLAGNVPVSGQDAELSAIKRIIDGKQTMTVYKSINLLAENAAEIAVKFANDESISTNKTIDNGKIDVPATLLEPISVTKDNIKETIIKDGYLTSEEIYGQ; this is encoded by the coding sequence ATGAAATCTTTTATAAAACGAGACCTGCTAGTCATTGCAGCTATTCTTATGTCATTAATCATGGTAGGTTGTTCGAGTCAATCATCACAAACTAGTAGTCAAGCAAGTAACACAATAAAACTCACAACCGATGAAGAGAAACCCTATATAGGTTTTGTGTTAGATACCTTACAAGATGAACGTTGGTATAATGATAAGGAATTATTTGAAGAAAAGGTAAAGGATTTAGGTGGTAATGTAAAAACTTTAGCCGCTAATAGTAGTGATGAAATTCAAATCTCTCAGGCAGAGTTGTTAATAGAAGAAGGAGTGGATGTATTAGTTGTTGTTCCAGCAAATGCAGACACTGCGTCAAAAATTGTGGAAATGGCCCATAACAAAGATGTTAAAGTTATTTCATATGATCGCCTAATCAGAAATGCAGATGTCGATCATTATATTTCCTTTGATAATGAAAAAATCGGAGAAATGCAGGCTAATGGCGTCCTCAATGATATATCAGAAGGTGATTTTGCCTATATTGGTGGAGCTAAGACAGATAATAACGCCACACTTCTTCGCCAAGGAGCAATGAGTGTTCTAAAGCCACTTATAGATGAAGGAAAAATTAATCTTGTATACGATAATTTTACAGATGATTGGGATCCCGCAGTCGCTAAGAAAAATATGCAAGATACTTTACAAGCTAATGGCGATGAAATAGATGCCGTTATTGCTGCAAATGATGGTACTGCTGGAGGAGTTATTCAGGCATTAGAAACTAAGAATTTAGCTGGAAACGTTCCAGTCTCAGGACAGGACGCAGAGTTAAGTGCCATCAAACGAATTATTGATGGCAAACAAACGATGACCGTTTATAAGTCAATTAATTTGTTGGCAGAGAATGCAGCAGAAATAGCCGTTAAATTTGCCAATGATGAATCTATTTCAACGAATAAAACGATTGATAATGGAAAAATTGATGTGCCAGCTACATTACTCGAACCAATTTCTGTAACAAAAGATAATATCAAGGAAACAATCATAAAAGATGGCTACCTAACATCAGAAGAAATTTATGGTCAATAA
- a CDS encoding methyl-accepting chemotaxis protein, with product MLHKWKWGNIRIGAKYGFVFSIMAIIFISSILLTLYLLNQINTTMDDTTSTSEVAIDSSELVSYFHEKYTQIPDYLVAEDEAKLQQYLTSSKQFVETAKSLKKKLENQEQLDLFEQIIANNNELDEYFFGMVVPQVQQINTKQYEELQVATNELKENTRQLGEQLKEAATESNQIAVTDAKSSISKTTKLLLITGILSIIISFILLVLISRRISKNLNQIVDKSNQIASGDLNITDFAYKGKDEIGQLSNSIDHMGNSLREMIKEITGLSEEVDEQGSIVSVSTEEVKSGSHQIASTIEELATGTSNQANEASSISESTNEFSLKLQEATQHSKELVEFSTGVQDSSIKGDQQMKQSLNQMKRIHGVVESSVTNVKTLEDKTNSITDIVSVIKSISEQTNLLALNASIEAARAGEAGKGFAVVAEEVRKLSEEVASSVETISEIVFSIKEDTTTMSNQLKEGYDEARKGTEDIQLTNEYFINIKEKVDDMSERIDKIASTFTYLEQSSQEVNTSVEHIASISEESAAGTEEISAAVQEQSSSMDNITTSVQTLSRMVESMNQLLKKFQL from the coding sequence GTGTTACACAAATGGAAGTGGGGCAATATTAGAATTGGTGCAAAGTATGGATTTGTATTTTCCATCATGGCAATTATATTTATTAGCTCTATATTGCTAACCCTTTATTTATTAAATCAAATCAATACCACTATGGATGATACTACCTCAACAAGTGAAGTAGCGATTGATTCATCTGAGTTGGTTTCTTATTTTCATGAAAAATACACACAAATTCCAGATTATCTTGTTGCAGAGGATGAGGCAAAATTGCAGCAATATTTAACCTCTAGTAAACAGTTTGTGGAAACTGCAAAATCTCTAAAAAAGAAATTAGAGAATCAGGAGCAACTTGATTTGTTTGAGCAAATCATTGCCAATAATAATGAGCTGGACGAATATTTTTTTGGTATGGTCGTTCCACAAGTACAACAAATTAATACAAAGCAATATGAGGAATTACAAGTAGCTACCAATGAACTAAAAGAGAATACCAGACAATTGGGAGAACAATTAAAAGAAGCTGCAACCGAATCCAATCAAATCGCGGTAACGGATGCTAAATCAAGTATTAGCAAAACTACCAAACTATTATTAATAACAGGGATACTATCCATTATTATCTCCTTCATTCTACTAGTACTAATTAGTAGAAGAATCAGCAAAAACTTAAATCAAATTGTTGATAAGAGTAATCAAATTGCATCTGGTGATTTAAATATTACCGATTTTGCCTATAAGGGTAAGGATGAAATCGGTCAACTTTCTAATTCCATTGATCACATGGGTAATAGTTTACGGGAGATGATCAAAGAAATAACTGGATTATCCGAAGAAGTTGACGAGCAGGGGAGCATTGTGTCTGTATCAACAGAGGAAGTTAAATCAGGCAGTCATCAAATCGCGTCAACCATAGAGGAATTAGCTACGGGTACAAGTAACCAAGCAAATGAAGCATCGAGTATTTCTGAAAGTACAAATGAATTTAGCCTGAAATTGCAGGAAGCAACCCAACATAGTAAAGAGTTAGTAGAATTTTCAACCGGGGTACAAGATTCTTCTATTAAAGGTGATCAACAAATGAAACAATCGTTAAACCAGATGAAACGAATTCATGGTGTTGTGGAATCATCAGTAACCAATGTGAAGACTCTGGAAGATAAAACAAATTCAATTACAGACATCGTTTCCGTGATTAAGTCAATTTCAGAACAGACAAATTTACTAGCTTTAAATGCCTCGATAGAAGCGGCTAGAGCTGGAGAAGCTGGAAAAGGCTTTGCCGTCGTCGCAGAAGAAGTAAGAAAACTATCAGAAGAAGTCGCAAGTTCTGTTGAAACTATTTCAGAAATTGTCTTTAGTATAAAGGAAGATACAACTACCATGTCCAATCAATTAAAAGAAGGATATGATGAAGCGAGAAAAGGAACAGAAGACATCCAATTAACGAATGAATACTTTATCAACATCAAAGAAAAAGTGGATGATATGAGTGAACGCATAGATAAAATTGCTTCTACTTTTACGTACTTGGAACAATCAAGTCAAGAAGTTAATACCTCTGTTGAGCATATCGCATCGATTTCAGAAGAATCAGCAGCTGGCACAGAGGAAATTTCCGCCGCTGTTCAGGAACAGAGTAGTTCGATGGATAATATCACGACAAGTGTTCAGACATTATCACGTATGGTTGAGAGTATGAATCAATTATTGAAAAAGTTCCAATTGTGA
- a CDS encoding pyruvate oxidase: MFEKRTGEVLTELLIDWDVKHIYGMPGNSINEFMDDMRKKEKEIDFIQIRHEEVGALAASSYAKLTGKLGVCLSIAGPGGVHLLNGLYDAKKDRVPVLAIVGQVPSDVVGTDTHQEINLERMFDGVAVYNKRAEKATHLPDMLNTAIREAYTHRGVSVLIVPDDLFAVKQKHDNKKLTNRTLAAPTTIPHEGRLNNAVKLVDKAEKPVILAGKGAYDAREELLSFAEKIKAPIVLSLLGKGTIPDEHPLNLGQHGQIGTKPAFEAVMDTDLLLLIGTSFPYRDYLPDDVNAIQIEIMQDRVGAIYPITEGLCGDTKEILPMLTERISEKKNTEFLETYQEKMKRWHTHMNEEKNKTDEILYGPQVIGALEKNVHNDAIVSCDVGNVTVWTARFFNFTRQHFLLSGGLATIGIGLPGAIASQLAYPDKQVVAICGDGGFAQNMQDFVTAVKYELPLKVVILNNSMIGMIKYEQEASGHVNHETDLGAMDFAGFARTCGGEGYRIEKHADLESTMKQALQSTKPAIIDVVIEDMAPLPGKITYDQAVSYGKFLIRDFFLNKKIEFPDIEKTVRRLF; encoded by the coding sequence ATGTTCGAAAAACGGACTGGTGAAGTGCTTACTGAATTGTTGATTGACTGGGATGTTAAACATATCTATGGAATGCCTGGTAACTCCATTAATGAATTCATGGATGATATGCGCAAGAAAGAGAAGGAAATTGATTTTATTCAAATTCGCCATGAAGAGGTTGGTGCCCTTGCAGCATCATCTTATGCCAAATTAACAGGGAAATTGGGTGTTTGTTTATCGATCGCAGGGCCTGGTGGCGTTCATTTGCTTAATGGGTTATACGATGCCAAAAAGGATAGGGTTCCCGTACTTGCGATTGTTGGCCAGGTACCATCTGATGTCGTCGGAACGGATACCCATCAAGAAATTAATTTGGAACGAATGTTTGATGGGGTGGCTGTTTATAACAAGCGCGCGGAGAAGGCTACACACCTGCCGGATATGCTGAATACAGCCATTCGGGAGGCGTACACACATAGAGGTGTTTCCGTTTTAATCGTGCCAGACGATTTGTTCGCTGTAAAACAAAAGCATGACAATAAGAAACTTACCAATAGAACACTGGCAGCCCCAACGACAATCCCGCATGAGGGCAGATTGAACAATGCTGTCAAACTAGTGGATAAGGCTGAGAAACCGGTTATTCTTGCTGGGAAAGGCGCTTATGATGCAAGGGAAGAATTACTTTCGTTTGCCGAGAAGATAAAAGCACCTATTGTGTTAAGTTTGCTTGGAAAGGGGACCATTCCCGATGAGCATCCATTAAATCTGGGGCAACACGGGCAAATTGGTACGAAGCCGGCATTTGAAGCGGTCATGGATACAGACTTATTACTACTAATTGGGACAAGTTTTCCGTATCGGGATTATTTGCCGGATGATGTAAATGCAATTCAAATTGAGATTATGCAGGATAGGGTTGGAGCAATTTATCCCATTACCGAGGGACTGTGCGGGGATACAAAAGAAATTTTACCAATGTTAACAGAGCGAATTTCGGAAAAGAAAAATACGGAATTCCTTGAAACGTATCAGGAAAAAATGAAGCGATGGCATACCCATATGAATGAAGAAAAAAATAAAACGGATGAGATCCTTTATGGGCCGCAAGTAATCGGCGCATTGGAAAAAAACGTGCATAATGATGCCATCGTATCCTGTGATGTAGGAAATGTAACGGTGTGGACTGCCCGTTTTTTCAACTTTACCAGACAGCATTTTCTTCTTTCCGGGGGACTTGCCACGATAGGAATTGGACTGCCAGGTGCAATCGCTTCTCAGCTTGCTTATCCGGATAAACAAGTTGTTGCCATCTGCGGAGATGGAGGTTTCGCACAGAACATGCAGGATTTTGTAACAGCTGTTAAGTATGAATTGCCACTCAAGGTTGTCATATTGAACAATAGCATGATTGGGATGATTAAGTATGAACAGGAAGCATCTGGTCATGTCAATCATGAGACGGATTTGGGAGCAATGGATTTTGCCGGTTTTGCCAGAACTTGCGGAGGGGAAGGATACCGCATCGAGAAGCATGCCGATTTGGAATCAACGATGAAACAAGCATTACAGTCAACAAAACCAGCTATTATTGATGTGGTTATAGAAGATATGGCACCATTGCCTGGAAAAATCACCTATGATCAGGCAGTAAGTTATGGGAAGTTTTTAATAAGGGATTTCTTCCTAAATAAAAAGATTGAGTTCCCAGATATTGAAAAAACAGTGCGCCGTCTGTTTTAA
- a CDS encoding GyrI-like domain-containing protein, which yields MADYTLEEKDGFTVIGLGTDLKSHYTDFAGINKEKAEFWQAVSEDGRLETLKSIAENDYIFAVNEAVNNKMMHYAGVMSEAPAPEEARVIQFPKGEYLVVKGEEETAEELMNKLTGIAFGQALPEAKNVAYVGGPNATVEMGQRNGFIYGEMWIPVVRK from the coding sequence ATGGCAGATTATACTTTAGAAGAAAAAGACGGTTTTACTGTAATAGGTTTAGGGACTGATCTTAAGAGCCATTACACAGACTTTGCGGGCATTAATAAGGAAAAGGCAGAATTTTGGCAGGCTGTCAGTGAAGATGGACGGCTTGAAACCTTAAAGTCCATTGCCGAAAATGACTACATTTTTGCTGTAAACGAAGCGGTAAATAACAAGATGATGCACTATGCTGGTGTCATGTCAGAGGCACCAGCACCAGAAGAGGCAAGAGTAATCCAATTTCCTAAGGGAGAGTACCTGGTTGTTAAAGGGGAAGAGGAAACGGCTGAAGAATTAATGAATAAGTTAACCGGTATTGCCTTTGGTCAAGCCTTGCCAGAAGCAAAGAATGTTGCCTATGTTGGCGGGCCAAATGCAACAGTTGAGATGGGACAGCGAAATGGCTTCATATATGGTGAAATGTGGATTCCTGTTGTTAGGAAATAA